A window from Rhizosphaericola mali encodes these proteins:
- a CDS encoding NAD+ synthase, translated as MNILLAQQNYHIGNFESNTEKILQAIAEAKAQHADLIVFGELSICGYPPRDFLEFKDFVDRSYACIEQIKQAATDIAVLVGGPARNPEIQGKNLFNAAFFLYEGEIKAEIHKTLLPTYDIFDEDRYFEPAHEWKVVEFKGKKLAITICEDIWNLGDNPLYTECPMDVLTKQNPDVMINLSASPFDYNHATNRKAIVKANVKKYGIPMFYCNTVGSQTEVIFDGASLIFDKAGNVIKEFPSFVEVLDGAILKDNNSVEGNIQIPAIQVADKENVLEKLEPTLNIAAIYDALVLGIRDYFQKMKFKQAIIGSSGGIDSAVTIALACEALGPENVRAVLMPSPYSTSHSVDDAVRLSENLNNPYDIIHIDKIYESFLSELQPIFEDRPFSVAEENIQSRTRGNLLMAIANKLGYILLNTSNKSELSTGYGTLYGDMAGGLGVLGDCYKLQVYALARYINRNEEIIPENIITKAPSAELRPNQKDSDSLPDYEVLDQILFQYIEKRNGPNDIKALGYDPALVDRTLKMVNTNEYKRNQFCPIIRISPKAYGVGRRVPIVGKYLS; from the coding sequence ATGAACATCCTACTCGCGCAACAAAATTATCATATTGGAAATTTTGAATCTAATACCGAAAAAATCTTACAAGCCATCGCAGAGGCAAAAGCACAACATGCCGATTTAATTGTATTCGGCGAATTGTCCATCTGCGGTTATCCGCCTAGGGATTTTTTGGAATTCAAAGATTTTGTTGATAGAAGTTATGCATGTATCGAGCAAATCAAACAAGCAGCCACCGATATTGCGGTTTTGGTAGGCGGACCAGCGCGCAATCCAGAAATTCAGGGAAAAAACCTTTTTAATGCGGCATTTTTCCTTTACGAAGGGGAAATCAAAGCGGAAATACATAAAACCCTTTTGCCCACCTACGATATTTTCGATGAAGATCGTTATTTTGAACCTGCACACGAATGGAAAGTTGTAGAATTTAAAGGTAAAAAATTGGCAATTACAATTTGTGAAGATATTTGGAATCTGGGAGATAATCCTTTGTATACGGAATGTCCGATGGATGTGTTGACCAAGCAAAATCCGGATGTGATGATTAATCTAAGTGCTTCGCCATTCGATTATAATCATGCCACCAATCGTAAAGCCATTGTAAAAGCAAATGTGAAAAAATATGGCATTCCGATGTTTTATTGCAATACGGTCGGTAGCCAAACGGAAGTTATCTTCGATGGTGCATCTTTGATTTTTGATAAAGCGGGAAATGTAATTAAAGAATTCCCATCTTTTGTAGAAGTTTTGGATGGAGCTATTTTGAAAGACAATAATTCCGTAGAAGGTAATATTCAAATACCTGCGATTCAAGTTGCCGACAAGGAAAATGTATTGGAAAAATTGGAGCCGACATTAAATATTGCAGCAATTTATGACGCTTTAGTTTTGGGAATTAGAGATTATTTCCAAAAAATGAAATTCAAGCAAGCCATTATTGGTTCGTCTGGGGGTATTGATAGCGCGGTGACTATTGCATTAGCATGTGAGGCTTTGGGTCCGGAAAATGTACGTGCGGTATTGATGCCATCACCTTATTCTACAAGCCATTCAGTAGACGATGCAGTTCGTTTGAGTGAAAATCTGAACAACCCTTACGATATTATTCATATTGATAAAATCTACGAATCCTTTTTATCTGAACTCCAACCCATATTTGAAGATCGTCCTTTCTCGGTAGCAGAAGAGAATATTCAAAGCCGAACAAGAGGCAATTTATTGATGGCAATTGCCAACAAATTGGGATATATCTTATTGAATACCAGTAATAAAAGTGAGCTAAGTACCGGTTATGGCACTTTGTATGGCGACATGGCTGGCGGTCTTGGCGTATTAGGAGATTGTTACAAATTGCAAGTATATGCTTTGGCGAGATACATCAATCGAAATGAAGAAATCATTCCAGAAAATATTATTACAAAAGCTCCCAGCGCAGAGTTAAGACCCAATCAAAAAGATAGCGACAGCTTACCTGATTACGAAGTTTTGGATCAAATCTTATTCCAATATATTGAAAAACGTAACGGACCGAACGACATTAAAGCATTGGGCTACGATCCAGCATTGGTCGATCGTACATTGAAAATGGTGAATACCAATGAATACAAACGCAATCAATTTTGCCCCATTATCCGAATTTCACCTAAAGCTTATGGCGTCGGTAGAAGAGTACCAATTGTTGGAAAATATTTGTCGTAA
- the gldB gene encoding gliding motility lipoprotein GldB, protein MKKILFFICPLILLFGCKDKKRNVPDVSNVKASLKVVRFEQDLFAPANENIDQKLGQLDAKYGNFTKDFLYNIVGIPPFPDSVRMHLPTFIHDYQSINDSVQVHFKDLNKTLEPLQLAMKLIHVYFPFYKAPDKLITFVGPFDGYGNVLTSSGMAVGLQMYLGKDFPAYNTEYIQTIYPAYITRRFEPEYLPVNCVKNLIEDMYPNKSQSLPLVQQMIEAGKRMYVLDQLLPYVADTVKIGYTNDQLEGSYKREEAIWNYFTVNNLLYSIELDETREYVNDGPKTNALGEDSPGNIGTFIGWQIVKKWMEKNEKTTLIHLMDTPADQIFKEAKYKPH, encoded by the coding sequence ATGAAAAAAATCTTATTTTTTATCTGTCCGCTTATTTTACTTTTTGGATGTAAAGATAAAAAAAGAAATGTGCCCGATGTCTCAAATGTAAAAGCTTCGTTGAAAGTTGTCCGTTTTGAACAAGATTTATTTGCACCGGCAAATGAAAATATCGATCAAAAATTAGGACAATTGGATGCCAAATATGGCAATTTTACGAAAGATTTTTTGTACAATATTGTTGGGATTCCTCCATTTCCAGATAGCGTGAGAATGCATTTGCCCACATTTATACATGATTATCAATCCATTAATGATTCCGTGCAGGTTCATTTCAAAGATTTGAATAAAACTCTGGAACCTTTACAATTAGCTATGAAATTGATTCATGTGTATTTTCCATTTTACAAAGCGCCTGATAAATTGATCACATTTGTTGGCCCCTTCGATGGTTATGGCAATGTGTTAACAAGCTCCGGAATGGCAGTCGGATTGCAGATGTATTTGGGTAAAGATTTCCCTGCTTACAATACGGAATATATACAGACGATTTATCCAGCCTATATTACGAGACGATTTGAACCCGAATATTTGCCAGTGAATTGTGTCAAAAATCTTATTGAAGACATGTATCCCAATAAATCTCAAAGTTTGCCTTTGGTACAGCAAATGATTGAAGCGGGTAAGAGGATGTATGTATTGGATCAATTGCTACCTTATGTCGCAGACACGGTAAAAATTGGTTACACAAATGATCAATTGGAAGGTAGTTACAAAAGAGAAGAAGCGATTTGGAATTATTTTACTGTAAATAATTTATTGTATTCCATTGAGTTAGATGAAACTCGGGAGTATGTTAATGATGGACCCAAAACAAACGCATTAGGAGAGGACTCGCCTGGTAATATTGGTACATTCATTGGCTGGCAGATTGTCAAGAAATGGATGGAAAAAAATGAAAAAACTACCTTAATTCACTTAATGGATACCCCTGCAGATCAAATATTTAAAGAGGCAAAATACAAACCACATTAG
- a CDS encoding class I fructose-bisphosphate aldolase yields the protein MKKVNIEELLGKEAESLLQHKCTTIPSSSLHLPSPTHVEDIFGISDRNVQTLRNIEALYSSRGRLANTGYVSILPVDQGIEHSAAASFAPNPIYFDSENIVKLAIEGGCNAVASTFGVLGSVARKYAHKIPFIVKINHNELLTYPTKYDQIMFGTIKEAWNMGAAAIGATIYFGSDNSDRQIVEVSQAFEYAHELGMATVLWCYLRNNDFTKDKINYETSADLTGQANHIGVTIKADIIKQKQPTNNGGFTAIGFGKTNPLVYSKLTTENPIDLTRYQLANCYMGRLGLINSGGESKGDSDLAEAVRTAVINKRAGGTGLISGRKAFQKSMKDGVALLNAIQDVYLDANITIA from the coding sequence ATGAAAAAAGTAAACATTGAAGAACTTTTGGGAAAAGAAGCCGAAAGTTTGCTCCAACACAAATGTACCACGATACCCTCCTCTTCTTTGCACTTGCCATCGCCCACTCATGTGGAAGATATTTTTGGGATTTCCGATAGGAATGTACAGACTTTGCGTAATATAGAAGCTTTGTACAGCAGTCGAGGTAGACTAGCCAATACAGGTTATGTATCTATTTTACCTGTGGATCAAGGGATTGAGCATAGCGCAGCCGCTTCATTTGCACCAAATCCTATATATTTTGATAGTGAAAATATTGTCAAGTTAGCCATTGAAGGTGGATGTAATGCTGTAGCTTCCACCTTCGGCGTATTGGGTTCTGTCGCTCGAAAATATGCACATAAAATACCCTTTATCGTAAAGATTAATCACAATGAATTATTGACTTATCCAACCAAATATGATCAGATTATGTTTGGTACGATTAAAGAAGCTTGGAATATGGGGGCGGCCGCAATTGGTGCAACGATTTATTTTGGTTCGGATAATAGCGATAGGCAGATTGTGGAAGTTTCACAGGCATTTGAATACGCGCATGAACTAGGTATGGCGACGGTGTTGTGGTGCTATTTGCGTAATAATGATTTTACAAAAGACAAAATAAATTACGAAACTTCGGCGGATCTTACTGGACAGGCTAACCACATCGGTGTGACGATCAAAGCGGATATTATTAAGCAAAAGCAACCTACCAATAACGGAGGGTTCACTGCTATTGGTTTTGGAAAAACAAATCCATTGGTATATTCCAAATTAACAACAGAAAATCCAATCGATCTTACCAGGTATCAATTAGCCAATTGTTATATGGGAAGATTAGGATTGATCAATTCGGGTGGAGAATCTAAAGGGGATAGCGATCTTGCAGAGGCGGTACGAACTGCTGTAATTAATAAGAGGGCAGGAGGTACTGGCTTAATTAGTGGTAGAAAAGCATTCCAAAAATCTATGAAAGATGGGGTTGCTCTATTGAACGCCATTCAAGATGTGTATTTGGATGCGAATATTACGATTGCATAA
- a CDS encoding glycoside hydrolase family 2 protein, which translates to MQSSSQVKQDGILLSSRDCKSSSYWFPVNVPSTVLKGLVDNHIYPNPYIGMNNMYIPDASDSFNTKYSLSQYSYLPNEENPWKKPYWYRTSFTLEKASNKTYLLDFKGINYRAEVWVNGEKVADSSQMVGMFAEYEINITKAAHAGQMNYLAVKIYPLDYPGEPDSEQLKALGPFFLNGGPTGDIGKNVTMLSSVGWDWMPPVRDRNMGIWQPVFVKTIGAISLEKPHITTKFENNDTTKALVNAAYTLANHSEKEVNGILEIIISPEKFAGNTIHLTRNFHLDKNQTQELNFSPEKFAQLHISHPKLWWPVGYGNPNLYNITAKVTYDNAISDTNHIQFGIRTVSSTAKLERGVTRRDFYVNGKRVYLVGGAWVPDLLVNRDSMRYEEELQLCKTANVNLVRIWGGGITPPDNFWNIADRLGLLVWSDFWITGDTQGEFKGSSDWPLQGNVFTQNVISTIYRIRNHPSLLVWTGGNEGHARKELYDVMRNNVITLDGTRPFIPSSSGFAHLPKGWQGSYPDNQPSGVYSGGPYAWKKPSDYFWLADTARDWVFKDETGIPSQPPMSTLPKIIPNLTWDTTLPYPLNHTWGYHDAATGAGKYDDYYNKMVQYYGQPSSLNDFSTKMQLMNWVGYQGIFEAAQHKLNENGGVMLWKLNAAFPSVIWQIYDWYLQPNAGFYAMQNACAPIHIQLNPKNSDIEIINKSYENQSFTANVSLIDALGKEIKKQSFSKFNSDSSAVKILGNLSKWMVGKNNLQYVFLQLNDAHGNSISKNVYWLNEQNNYGDIEKLPAPNITITQNKSDVNSFDFTVKNAGSNLAFFLNLQLIADGEEIHSAKWSDNYISLLSGSSENIAVHFKKQSFQKLELEVTDVNGNVTKLELN; encoded by the coding sequence ATGCAATCATCCTCTCAAGTGAAGCAAGATGGCATACTTTTATCTTCTCGAGATTGCAAATCTTCTAGTTATTGGTTTCCCGTGAATGTACCATCTACCGTTTTAAAAGGATTAGTAGACAATCATATTTACCCCAATCCATATATAGGAATGAATAATATGTATATTCCAGACGCATCTGATTCCTTTAATACCAAGTACAGCTTATCCCAATATTCGTATTTACCAAATGAGGAAAATCCCTGGAAAAAGCCTTATTGGTATCGAACGAGTTTTACGCTTGAAAAAGCATCGAATAAAACTTATTTACTCGATTTTAAAGGAATTAATTATCGTGCAGAGGTTTGGGTAAATGGTGAAAAAGTCGCTGATAGTTCGCAAATGGTGGGCATGTTTGCCGAGTATGAAATTAACATCACCAAAGCAGCCCACGCTGGGCAAATGAATTATTTAGCCGTTAAAATTTATCCATTGGATTATCCTGGCGAACCCGATTCGGAACAACTGAAAGCACTTGGACCTTTCTTTTTAAATGGCGGACCAACCGGAGATATTGGAAAAAATGTAACTATGTTATCCTCTGTTGGTTGGGACTGGATGCCTCCAGTACGTGATCGCAATATGGGCATCTGGCAACCGGTATTTGTAAAAACAATAGGGGCAATTTCATTAGAAAAACCACATATAACTACAAAATTTGAGAACAATGATACGACTAAAGCATTGGTAAATGCAGCTTACACCCTTGCAAATCACTCGGAAAAAGAGGTAAATGGGATATTAGAAATTATCATTTCACCAGAAAAATTCGCTGGTAACACCATTCATCTAACCCGAAATTTTCATTTAGATAAAAATCAAACACAAGAGCTAAATTTCTCACCCGAAAAATTTGCTCAATTACATATCTCCCATCCAAAACTCTGGTGGCCAGTTGGTTACGGTAATCCTAATCTATATAATATCACTGCTAAAGTCACCTATGACAATGCAATTTCGGATACCAATCATATTCAATTTGGCATTCGTACCGTATCATCTACAGCTAAACTCGAAAGAGGAGTTACCCGCAGGGATTTTTATGTAAATGGCAAAAGAGTGTACTTAGTTGGTGGTGCTTGGGTGCCTGATTTACTGGTCAACCGAGATTCTATGCGTTATGAAGAAGAATTACAATTATGTAAAACTGCCAATGTTAATTTAGTTCGTATTTGGGGCGGCGGCATTACTCCTCCTGACAATTTTTGGAATATTGCAGATCGTCTTGGTTTGCTTGTATGGAGTGATTTTTGGATAACTGGCGATACACAAGGAGAATTTAAAGGTTCATCCGACTGGCCTTTGCAAGGCAATGTATTTACCCAAAATGTCATTAGCACGATTTATCGCATTCGTAATCATCCATCCTTATTGGTTTGGACAGGAGGAAATGAAGGTCACGCGCGCAAAGAATTATATGATGTGATGCGTAATAATGTAATTACGTTGGATGGTACTAGACCTTTTATCCCTAGTTCGTCCGGTTTTGCACATTTACCCAAAGGTTGGCAAGGCTCATACCCAGATAATCAGCCTTCTGGTGTATATAGTGGTGGACCTTACGCATGGAAAAAGCCAAGTGATTATTTCTGGTTGGCGGACACTGCGAGAGATTGGGTATTTAAAGATGAGACGGGAATTCCATCTCAACCGCCGATGAGTACTTTGCCCAAAATAATTCCTAATCTTACTTGGGATACTACCTTACCTTATCCACTCAACCATACTTGGGGTTATCATGACGCCGCAACAGGGGCGGGAAAATATGATGACTATTATAATAAAATGGTTCAATATTATGGCCAGCCTAGTTCTCTGAATGATTTTTCTACTAAAATGCAACTGATGAATTGGGTGGGTTATCAAGGTATATTTGAAGCAGCACAACACAAATTGAATGAAAACGGCGGTGTCATGTTGTGGAAATTAAATGCCGCTTTCCCAAGCGTAATTTGGCAAATTTATGATTGGTATTTGCAACCAAATGCGGGTTTTTATGCGATGCAAAATGCTTGTGCACCTATTCACATCCAGTTAAATCCAAAAAATTCGGATATTGAAATTATTAATAAATCTTATGAAAATCAATCATTTACTGCGAATGTGAGTTTAATTGATGCATTGGGAAAAGAAATTAAAAAGCAATCCTTTTCCAAGTTTAATTCGGATTCTTCTGCTGTAAAGATTTTGGGTAATTTATCTAAATGGATGGTAGGTAAAAATAATTTGCAATACGTTTTTTTGCAATTAAATGACGCTCATGGAAATAGCATTTCTAAAAATGTATATTGGTTAAATGAGCAGAATAATTACGGAGATATTGAAAAGTTGCCGGCACCAAATATTACAATAACCCAAAACAAGTCAGATGTAAATTCATTTGATTTTACTGTAAAAAATGCTGGGTCGAACTTGGCATTTTTCCTTAATCTTCAATTAATTGCAGATGGCGAAGAAATTCATTCTGCTAAATGGAGCGACAATTACATTTCTTTATTATCTGGCTCATCGGAAAATATTGCAGTTCATTTTAAAAAACAATCCTTTCAAAAATTGGAGTTAGAGGTAACAGATGTAAATGGAAACGTTACTAAATTAGAATTGAATTAA
- the rpsJ gene encoding 30S ribosomal protein S10, protein MSQRIRIKLQSYDHNLVDKSAEKIVKTVRGTGAAVTGPIPLPTHKRIFTVLRSPHVNKKSREQFQLATHKRLLDIYTSSSRTVDALSKLDLPSGVEVEIKA, encoded by the coding sequence ATGTCTCAAAGAATCAGAATTAAATTACAGTCTTACGATCACAATTTGGTAGATAAATCTGCTGAAAAAATCGTTAAAACAGTTCGTGGTACAGGTGCAGCCGTAACAGGTCCTATTCCTTTACCTACTCACAAAAGAATTTTCACTGTATTGCGTTCTCCACACGTAAACAAAAAGAGTCGCGAGCAGTTCCAATTAGCTACACACAAACGCTTGTTGGACATTTACACTTCTTCTTCTCGTACAGTAGATGCATTGTCTAAATTAGACTTACCATCTGGTGTTGAGGTTGAAATCAAAGCTTAA
- the rplC gene encoding 50S ribosomal protein L3 encodes MKGIIGKKLGMTSIYGPEGRQIAVTIIEAGPNVVTQVKTKDSDGYNALQLAFGDKKEKNATKAAIQHFAKANTSAKKVVKEFRDYFEEKTLGDTITTEIFAEGESVDVVGISKGKGFQGVVKRHGFHGVGEATHGQHDRDRAPGSIGASSTPSRVLKGMRMGGRMGNDRVKMKGLKVVKIFPEKNYILVSGSVPGHIGSIVFIQK; translated from the coding sequence ATGAAAGGTATTATTGGAAAAAAATTGGGGATGACCAGCATCTACGGACCAGAAGGCCGTCAGATTGCCGTTACCATCATTGAAGCTGGTCCCAATGTTGTAACTCAAGTTAAAACTAAAGACTCTGATGGTTACAACGCTTTACAACTTGCATTTGGTGACAAGAAAGAAAAAAATGCTACCAAAGCTGCTATCCAACACTTCGCAAAAGCCAACACTTCGGCTAAAAAAGTTGTAAAAGAATTTCGTGATTATTTTGAAGAAAAAACACTTGGTGATACTATCACAACTGAAATATTCGCAGAAGGCGAATCTGTTGACGTTGTAGGTATATCCAAAGGTAAAGGATTTCAAGGTGTCGTTAAACGTCATGGATTCCATGGTGTAGGTGAAGCTACACACGGACAACATGATCGTGATCGTGCGCCTGGTTCTATTGGTGCATCATCTACTCCTTCTCGTGTATTGAAAGGTATGCGTATGGGCGGTCGTATGGGTAACGACAGAGTTAAAATGAAAGGCCTTAAAGTCGTAAAAATATTCCCTGAGAAAAATTATATCTTGGTAAGCGGATCAGTACCAGGTCATATTGGTTCTATCGTTTTCATCCAGAAATAA
- the rplD gene encoding 50S ribosomal protein L4 produces MQLEVLNTKGITTGRSVELPDEIFAGEPNDHVIYLAVKQYLAAQRQGTHKVKTRAEVKGSSKKLHKQKGTGGARKGNIRNPLYKGGGTVFGPKPHSYTFKLNKKVKDLAKIGALTYKAKDSAILVVEDFNYEAPKTKQFVELINNLKVEGKKAYFVFAGYDENVYLSMRNIPTILGSSLADINTYDIINSDVLVFVESAAKVFTEVEEAVA; encoded by the coding sequence ATGCAATTAGAAGTTTTAAATACAAAAGGAATTACCACTGGTAGATCAGTTGAATTACCAGATGAAATATTCGCAGGCGAACCTAACGATCACGTAATATACTTGGCCGTTAAACAATATTTAGCTGCACAACGTCAAGGCACTCACAAAGTGAAAACACGTGCTGAAGTTAAAGGTTCTAGCAAAAAATTACACAAACAAAAAGGTACTGGTGGTGCTCGTAAAGGTAACATCCGTAACCCTTTATATAAAGGTGGTGGTACTGTATTCGGTCCAAAACCTCACAGCTACACTTTCAAATTAAACAAGAAAGTTAAAGATTTAGCAAAAATTGGTGCGTTGACTTACAAAGCTAAAGATAGCGCAATCCTTGTAGTAGAAGACTTCAATTATGAAGCTCCAAAAACTAAACAATTTGTTGAATTAATTAACAATTTGAAAGTAGAAGGTAAAAAAGCATATTTCGTATTCGCAGGATATGATGAAAATGTTTACTTAAGCATGCGCAACATCCCTACTATCTTAGGTTCTAGCCTAGCAGATATCAATACTTATGACATCATCAATTCAGATGTTTTAGTATTCGTAGAAAGCGCAGCAAAAGTATTTACTGAAGTTGAAGAAGCAGTAGCTTAA
- the rplW gene encoding 50S ribosomal protein L23 produces MKITDILIKPILTEKANAQQETLRRYAFKVNRKANKLEIKSAVESFYGVNVIAVNTVVVPGKNKTRYTKAGFIKGVKPAYKKAYVTVAEGEAIDLYASI; encoded by the coding sequence ATGAAAATTACTGATATTTTAATCAAGCCAATTCTTACAGAAAAAGCTAATGCTCAGCAAGAAACGCTTCGCAGATACGCTTTCAAAGTAAACAGAAAAGCAAATAAGCTTGAAATTAAATCTGCCGTTGAATCTTTCTACGGAGTGAATGTAATTGCTGTAAATACAGTAGTCGTTCCAGGAAAAAATAAAACACGTTACACAAAAGCTGGATTTATCAAAGGTGTAAAACCTGCATATAAAAAAGCTTATGTAACTGTAGCTGAAGGCGAAGCAATCGATCTTTACGCTAGCATTTAA
- the rplB gene encoding 50S ribosomal protein L2 — translation MALKKYRPMTAGTRWKIGNAYAEITTNKPEKSLLAPKKKTGGRNSSGRRSMRYIGGGHKQHYRIIDFKRDKREIEAKVVSIEYDPNRTAFIALLEYTDGEKRYIIAPQGLQVGTTLIAGDAVAPELGNALKLKNIPLGTVVYNIELQPGAGAKLARSAGASAQLAGKESKYAVIKMPSGELRRVLIECYATVGIASNGDHQLIKQGKAGANRWKGIRPRVRGVAMNPVDHPMGGGEGKSSGGHPRSRTGKYAKGEITRKKKGSDKLIIQRRNGKKLAK, via the coding sequence ATGGCATTAAAAAAATACAGACCAATGACAGCAGGTACCCGTTGGAAAATCGGGAATGCCTATGCTGAAATTACAACTAACAAACCTGAAAAAAGTTTGTTAGCTCCAAAAAAGAAAACTGGTGGTCGTAACAGTTCCGGTCGTAGATCTATGCGCTATATCGGTGGCGGTCACAAACAACATTATCGTATCATAGATTTCAAAAGAGACAAGAGAGAAATCGAAGCAAAAGTTGTATCTATTGAATACGATCCAAACCGTACAGCATTCATCGCATTGTTGGAATACACTGATGGTGAAAAAAGATATATCATTGCTCCTCAAGGTCTTCAAGTAGGTACTACTCTTATCGCAGGTGACGCAGTTGCTCCAGAATTGGGTAATGCTTTGAAATTGAAAAATATTCCTTTAGGTACTGTAGTTTATAATATCGAATTACAACCAGGAGCAGGTGCTAAATTGGCTAGAAGTGCAGGTGCTTCTGCTCAATTAGCTGGTAAAGAATCAAAATATGCGGTTATCAAAATGCCTTCTGGTGAGTTGAGACGTGTATTGATCGAATGTTATGCAACTGTTGGTATTGCTTCCAATGGAGATCATCAATTGATCAAACAAGGTAAAGCAGGTGCTAACCGTTGGAAAGGTATCCGTCCTCGTGTTCGTGGTGTTGCCATGAACCCAGTAGATCACCCAATGGGTGGTGGTGAAGGTAAATCTTCAGGTGGACACCCTCGTAGCCGTACTGGTAAATATGCTAAAGGTGAAATTACTCGTAAGAAGAAAGGATCCGATAAGCTAATTATACAAAGAAGAAACGGTAAGAAATTAGCAAAATAA
- the rpsS gene encoding 30S ribosomal protein S19, with product MPRSIKKGPYIDFNLEAKVIAINEGTAKKSVIKTWSRRSTISPDFVGHTFAVHNGNKFIPVYVTEFMVGHKLGEFAPTRNFRGHAGSKK from the coding sequence ATGCCTCGTTCAATTAAAAAAGGTCCTTACATTGATTTTAACTTAGAAGCAAAAGTTATTGCAATCAACGAAGGAACTGCAAAAAAATCTGTTATCAAGACTTGGAGCCGTAGATCTACTATTTCTCCTGACTTTGTAGGACACACATTTGCAGTACACAACGGCAACAAATTTATTCCTGTATACGTTACAGAATTTATGGTTGGCCACAAATTAGGTGAATTTGCTCCAACAAGAAACTTCAGAGGTCACGCTGGTAGCAAAAAATAG
- the rplV gene encoding 50S ribosomal protein L22, translating into MEAVAKLRNYPTGPRKMRLLADVIRGMEVEKALNILEFHPQTNSVPLAKLLKSAIANWEQKNNGESAADANLIVKTVFVDGGRTLKRMRPAPQGRGYRVRKRSNHVTLAVDKKAVDNK; encoded by the coding sequence ATGGAAGCAGTAGCTAAATTAAGAAATTATCCTACAGGTCCTCGCAAAATGCGTTTGTTGGCTGATGTAATCCGCGGAATGGAAGTGGAAAAAGCACTTAACATTTTGGAATTCCATCCTCAAACGAATTCAGTGCCTTTAGCAAAATTGCTAAAGAGTGCAATTGCCAATTGGGAACAAAAAAACAATGGTGAAAGCGCAGCTGATGCAAACCTTATTGTTAAAACTGTATTTGTAGATGGTGGTCGTACATTGAAACGTATGCGTCCAGCACCTCAAGGTCGTGGTTACAGAGTACGTAAACGTAGCAACCACGTTACTTTAGCAGTAGACAAAAAAGCTGTAGATAATAAATAA
- the rpsC gene encoding 30S ribosomal protein S3: MGQKANPIGNRLGIIRGWESNWYGSKKEYANRLIEDNKIRKYLTARISKGGIARIVIERTLGKLIVTIHTSKPGIIIGKGGSEVDRIKEELKKLTGKSDVQINILEIRRPETDAAIVADTIARQIENRINYKRAIKMAIASALRMGAEGIKVKVGGRLGGAEIARREEIKQGRVPLHTFRMDIDYSNVYAMTVYGKIGIKVWICKGEVLGKRDLNPNILSGKDAANDRRGGFEDRRGNNDRRGDRRERRHNN; this comes from the coding sequence ATGGGTCAAAAAGCAAATCCAATTGGTAACAGGTTAGGTATCATCCGTGGATGGGAAAGTAACTGGTATGGTAGCAAAAAAGAATATGCTAACCGTTTGATCGAGGATAACAAAATCAGAAAATACCTTACTGCTCGTATCAGCAAAGGTGGTATCGCTAGAATTGTTATCGAACGTACTTTAGGTAAATTGATCGTTACTATACATACTTCTAAACCAGGTATTATCATTGGTAAAGGTGGTAGTGAAGTGGATCGTATCAAAGAAGAATTGAAAAAATTGACTGGCAAGTCTGATGTTCAAATCAACATTCTTGAAATACGTCGTCCAGAAACTGATGCAGCTATCGTAGCAGATACAATCGCTCGTCAAATCGAAAACCGTATTAATTACAAACGTGCTATTAAAATGGCGATCGCTTCTGCATTACGTATGGGTGCTGAAGGTATCAAAGTTAAAGTTGGCGGCCGTCTAGGTGGTGCTGAAATAGCTCGTCGCGAAGAAATTAAGCAAGGTCGTGTACCTCTACATACTTTCCGTATGGATATTGATTATTCTAACGTATATGCAATGACTGTATATGGAAAAATCGGTATTAAAGTTTGGATTTGTAAAGGTGAAGTTCTTGGAAAAAGAGATTTAAACCCTAATATCTTAAGTGGTAAAGATGCTGCTAACGATAGAAGAGGTGGATTCGAAGATCGTCGCGGTAACAATGATCGCCGTGGTGATAGAAGAGAACGTAGACATAACAATTAA